In Pyrus communis chromosome 8, drPyrComm1.1, whole genome shotgun sequence, one genomic interval encodes:
- the LOC137743685 gene encoding linoleate 13S-lipoxygenase 2-1, chloroplastic-like, with protein sequence MLKPQVHQSKSSQTLFLQKPFFHGRARSASFPVWSRPSFMPEIKYRNIKATSSSSSDNSNTPTTTTKTTTTTTTTRITTTPIPDPTTPTPPPATTTTIVTTEVVTKKFNSVKATLTVTLTVGGFLSHLGLARGLDDITDLLGQSLLLELVSAELDPKTGEEKEKVAGYAHRSRRQEGEIIYETDFKVPVDFGEIGAILVENEHHKEMFLKEIVVDGLPCGSIHHSCNSWIHSKYDNPAKRVFFTNKSYLPSQTPSGLAKLREEELVTLRGNGQGERKSFERIYDYDVYNDLGDPDKNLRLERPVLGGQEFPYPRRCRTGRPPCDADSLSEKRSRKHWYVPRDEAFSEVKQLTFSAKTLYSVMHALVPSLEIAIADTELGFKYFTAIDSLFHEGIQLPPFKEQGVLKALLPTLVKVMSSGDDVLRFVPPETMNRDKFFWFRDDEFARQTLAGLNPYSIKLVTEWPLKSELDPKIYGPPESAITKEIIEQEIKGFATITEAIKEKKLFILDYHDLFLPYVSKVRKLEGTTLYGSRTLFFLTPEGTLRPLVIELTRPPMDGKPQWKQVFQPAWNATDVWLWRLAKAHVLAHDSGYHQLVSHWLRTHCATEPYIIATNRQLSVMHPIYRLLHPHFRYTMEINSLARESLINAGGIIETSFSPGKYSLELCSVAYGKEWRFDQEALPADLIRRGMAVEDPTAPHGLRLTIEDYPFANDGLLLWDAIKQWVTDYVNHYYPDSSIVQTDQELQAWWTEIKTVGHADKKDEPWWPELNTPEDLMGIITTMVWVASGHHAAVNFGQYAYAGYFPNRPTIARTNMPTEDPSEEDWKNFVRKPESALLQCFPTQIQATTIMAVLDILSNHSPDEEYIGEKMEQAWAEEPVIKAAFERFNGRLLAIEGTIDDRNASSELKNRNGAGVVPYELLKPFSQPGVTGKGVPYSISI encoded by the exons ATGTTGAAGCCCCAAGTTCACCAATCAAAATCCAGCCAAACTCTCTTCCTTCAAAAGCCATTTTTTCATGGCAGAGCCAGAAGTGCTTCATTTCCTGTCTGGTCAAGGCCTTCCTTCATGCCGGAAATTAAATACAGAAACATAAAAGCCAcaagtagtagtagtagtgaTAATAGTAATACTCCTACTACCACGACTaaaactactactactactactactactagaATTACTACTACTCCGATTCCAGACCCTACTACTCCAACTCCTCCTCCTGCCACCACCACTACCATTGTGACTACCGAAGTTGTCACCAAGAAGTTCAATAGTGTTAAGGCCACTCTAACCGTGACGCTTACAGTTGGAGGCTTTCTGTCACACCTTGGTCTAGCCCGAGGACTTGATGATATAACAGATTTGCTGGGTCAATCACTCTTATTGGAGCTTGTTAGCGCTGAGCTTGATCCCA AAACTGgagaggagaaggagaaggttGCGGGGTATGCACACAGGAGTCGCCGGCAGGAAGGAGAGATAATATACGAGACAGATTTCAAAGTTCCAGTAGATTTTGGGGAGATAGGTGCTATCTTGGTAGAGAATGAGCACCACAAGGAGATGTTTCTCAAGGAAATTGTCGTCGATGGCCTCCCATGTGGCTCTATTCATCATAGCTGTAACTCTTGGATTCACTCCAAGTATGACAATCCTGCAAAGAGGGTCTTCTTCACAAACAAG TCATACTTGCCATCTCAAACACCAAGTGGGTTGGCTAAGCTAAGAGAAGAGGAGCTCGTGACCTTGCGAGGCAATGGCCAGGGAGAGCGGAAGAGCTTCGAGAGGATATATGACTACGATGTTTACAACGATCTTGGTGATCCTGATAAGAATTTAAGACTAGAAAGACCAGTACTTGGTGGCCAAGAATTCCCGTATCCCAGACGTTGTAGAACTGGACGACCACCATGCGACGCAG ATTCATTGTCCGAGAAAAGGAGCAGAAAACATTGGTACGTTCCTAGAGATGAAGCCTTCTCAGAAGTAAAGCAGCTAACATTTTCAGCAAAGACACTGTACTCTGTGATGCACGCATTGGTACCATCGCTGGAGATAGCGATCGCTGACACTGAACTTGGGTTCAAGTACTTCACGGCCATAGACTCACTTTTCCACGAGGGGATTCAGTTGCCTCCCTTCAAGGAACAAGGGGTTCTCAAAGCCTTGCTTCCCACGCTAGTCAAGGTTATGTCTTCTGGAGATGACGTTTTGCGTTTTGTACCCCCAGAAACAATGAATC GGGACAAATTCTTTTGGTTTAGGGACGACGAGTTTGCTAGGCAGACTCTTGCAGGTCTCAACCCTTACAGCATCAAATTGGTGACG GAATGGCCACTGAAGAGTGAACTAGACCCAAAGATCTATGGCCCGCCTGAATCAGCTATAACCAAAGAAATAATTGAGCAAGAGATAAAAGGTTTCGCAACAATTACTGAG GccataaaagaaaagaagttgtttattttagattacCATGATTTGTTTCTACCCTATGTGAGCAAAGTAAGAAAGCTCGAAGGCACCACACTATATGGATCGAGGACTTTGTTTTTTCTTACCCCTGAAGGTACACTCAGGCCACTGGTCATTGAGCTAACAAGACCACCGATGGACGGAAAGCCACAATGGAAGCAAGTTTTCCAACCGGCGTGGAACGCCACGGATGTCTGGCTCTGGAGGCTTGCTAAAGCTCATGTCCTTGCCCACGATTCTGGTTATCATCAGCTTGTTAGTCACTg GCTACGAACACATTGTGCCACAGAACCCTACATAATCGCCACAAATCGCCAACTGAGTGTCATGCACCCAATCTATAGATTGTTACATCCCCATTTCAGATACACCATGGAGATTAATTCTCTTGCTCGCGAATCACTCATCAATGCCGGTGGTATCATCGAAACCTCATTTTCGCCTGGAAAGTACTCCCTTGAGCTTTGCTCTGTTGCCTATGGGAAGGAATGGCGGTTTGACCAAGAGGCACTCCCAGCTGACCTTATTAGAAG GGGCATGGCGGTTGAGGACCCAACTGCTCCACATGGGCTAAGGCTAACAATTGAAGATTACCCTTTTGCCAATGATGGACTCCTCTTATGGGATGCCATTAAACAATGGGTCACTGACTATGTAAACCACTACTACCCAGACTCCAGCATTGTCCAGACTGATCAAGAGCTCCAAGCATGGTGGACAGAAATTAAAACAGTTGGCCATGCAGACAAAAAAGATGAGCCATGGTGGCCAGAACTCAACACTCCGGAAGACCTAATGGGCATCATCACAACAATGGTTTGGGTTGCATCTGGTCACCATGCAGCTGTCAACTTTGGCCAATATGCCTATGCAGGTTATTTTCCTAACAGGCCAACAATTGCAAGGACCAATATGCCCACTGAGGACCCCTCAGAAGAGGATTGGAAAAACTTCGTAAGAAAACCTGAAAGTGCACTTTTGCAATGCTTTCCTACACAAATCCAAGCAACAACAATCATGGCTGTTTTGGACATTTTGTCGAATCATTCACCGGATGAAGAGTACATTGGAGAGAAGATGGAGCAGGCGTGGGCTGAAGAGCCTGTTATAAAGGCGGCGTTTGAACGGTTTAACGGGAGATTGTTGGCGATTGAAGGAACAATCGATGATCGAAATGCCAGTAGTGAGCTGAAGAACCGAAATGGAGCTGGGGTTGTGCCTTATGAGCTTTTGAAACCCTTTTCACAACCTGGGGTTACAGGAAAGGGAGTTCCGTATAGCATCTCTATTTGA
- the LOC137743405 gene encoding dehydrogenase FPY6: MGPQIAILGAGTFVKTQYIPRLSEISNLLVLKAIWSRTEESARSAVEIARKHFPGVECKWGDKGLEEIIADSSILGVAVVLAGQAQVDFSLRMLKGGKHVLQEKPAAASTRELETALSSYKSIVDNAPDKPIWAVAENYRFEPTFVEGRKLMTEVGDVMSIQVIVEGSMNSSNPYFSSSWRRDFTASFILDMGVHFIAGLRMLAGCELVSVSATTSHVDKTLPAPDSISSLFQLENGCSGVFVMVVSSRSPKIVWRFSGLKGTLQIERGNQDGRHGYVVLFYGSDGQSKSSFYQFSGVDEEFKAFFDDISQVTLKKGTIYEAEPRMSFLEGARDVAVLEAMLESGTKQGAPVQVKKF; the protein is encoded by the exons ATGGGACCCCAGATTGCCATTCTTGGAGCTGGAACCTTCGTCAAGACCCAATACATTCCAAGGCTCTCTGAGATCTCCAACCTCCTCGTTCTCAAAGCCATTTGGAGCCGCACGGAG GAATCTGCTAGATCGGCGGTTGAGATTGCTCGGAAGCATTTTCCAGGAGTAGAATGCAAATGGGGTGATAAGGGCCTTGAAGAAATTATTGCAGATAGTTCGATTCTTGGTGTGGCAGTTGTTTTAGCTGGCCAAGCTCAG GTTGATTTCTCACTGAGGATGCTCAAGGGAGGGAAGCATGTGCTTCAAG AGAAACCTGCGGCAGCTT CTACAAGGGAATTGGAAACTGCGCTGTCAAGTTATAAGTCAATTGTTGATAATGCCCCTGACAAACCAATTTGGGCTGTTGCAGAAAATTATAGATTTGAACCTACTTTTGTTGAG GGAAGGAAACTAATGACTGAAGTTGGAGATGTGATGAGCATCCAAGTTATTGTTGAAGGATCAATGAACAGTTCAAACCCTTACTTCTCAAGCTCCTGGAGGCGTGATTTTACTGCAA GTTTCATTCTGGATATGGGAGTACATTTCATCGCAGGACTGAGGATG CTTGCTGGATGTGAGTTAGTATCTGTGTCAGCTACAACCTCTCATGTTGACAAGACCTTGCCGGCACCAGATAGCATTTCCTCTCTCTT TCAATTGGAGAATGGATGTTCAGGTGTTTTTGTGATGGTGGTCTCCTCAAGGTCGCCAAAG ATAGTTTGGCGATTTTCCGGCTTGAAGGGGACGCTGCAAATTGAGCGTGGGAACCAAGATGGACGGCATGGCTACGTG GTTTTATTTTATGGTTCTGATGGACAAAGCAAAAGCTCCTTCTACCAATTTAGCGGTGTGGATGAAGAATTCAAAGCTTTTTTTGATGACATATCACAGGTCACTCTAAAG AAGGGGACTATCTATGAAGCTGAGCCTCGCATGTCCTTTTTGGAAGGTGCCAGAGATGTTGCTGTTCTAGAGGCAATGCTTGAATCTGGAACAAAGCAAGGGGCACCCGTTCAAGTGAAAAAGTTTTGA